In the Tribolium castaneum strain GA2 chromosome 1, icTriCast1.1, whole genome shotgun sequence genome, one interval contains:
- the LOC658415 gene encoding eukaryotic translation initiation factor 6: MGVNCSNNSSNPAMSSDNSNCDITPTRNYTSSNERDSWCLIRKITKENDLPHGDPWLISKQEFRMRKMYVWSEIEAVFRLQYGGSNEIGAFMRLTNSYCLIGGDPQKYEKVEGMIEGDIQWGSVVNTSLAGCEIVGRLCVGNKNGLLVPEMTYDTELQRLKEELPESIKISKIEDKLSALGNVIVCNDSVALIHPDLDRETEEVIADTLQVEVFRHMIANNPLVGSHCVLNYYGGLVNPDISQNELENLSSLLELSLVPGTVNQGNKLVGSGLICNDRLAYAGMKTTAREFTDIEKAFHLR, translated from the exons ATGGGTGTGAATTGTAGTAACAACTCTTCAAATCCTGCGATGTCTAGTGACAATTCAAACTGTGATATTACTCCAACCCGTAATTACACCAGCAGTAACGAAAGAGATTCCTGGTGcctaataagaaaaataaccAAAGAAAATGACCTTCCACATGGTGACCCATGGTTAATATCAAAACAAGAGTTCAGAATGCGCAAAATGTATGTGTGGAGTGAAATTGAAGCAGTGTTTCGATTACAATACGGAGGTAGCAATGAAATTGGGGCTTTTATGAGACTGACTAATTCGTATTGTCTCATCGGTGGTGACCCCCAAAAGTACGAAAAAGTCGAAGG aATGATTGAAGGTGATATCCAGTGGGGTTCTGTGGTAAACACTTCTTTGGCGGGCTGTGAGATAGTAGGACGATTATGTGTAGGCAATAAAAATGGACTTTTGGTACCTGAAATGACCTACGATACGGAATTACAGCGACTAAAAGAAGAACTCCCCGAGTCTATAAAAATATCGAAGATTGAAGATAAATTGTCTGCATTAGGCAATGTGATTGTTTGCAATGATAGTGTCGCACTTATTCACCCAGATTTGGACCGA GAAACTGAAGAAGTGATAGCAGATACCTTACAAGTTGAAGTTTTTCGCCATATGATAGCCAACAATCCCTTAGTAGGTTCGCACtgtgttttaaattactaTGGAGGGTTAGTAAATCCGGATATTAGCCAAAACGAACTCGAAAACTTATCATCGCTGTTGGAGTTATCTTTAGTT cctGGAACCGTAAATCAAGGGAACAAACTTGTGGGATCTGGTTTAATATGTAATGACAGACTTGCATATGCTGGCATGAAAACTACTGCCAGGGAATTTACTGACATTGAAAAAGCGTTTCATTTAAGATGA
- the LOC107397640 gene encoding pickpocket protein 28-like isoform X1, whose translation MVTRVGPKKDPTLCLNACRYLREYCETCNIHGVHYLTERRPKAEKIFWFLTLLLSISGCSFMIHEIWIKYQKNPIVVSFANEVKSLYEIPFPAVTVCPESKCSQSKFNYSRVYGKLLNNESLSHFESHAFFYLRMVCKNLGNEFPNLLVNKTVGDDFFLLIEEVKYKMRNKKIMTKCSRQLKPNIELSCSFLEHFTCDESSYTPIITDVGICYSMNMLEKSEIFRPNVIYDEKLNFTKSNYSSGFDGETGFTESAGVHSYPYRAFKSGVDNSLDLVLVDQVDYDEKCSAVQGYRLLIHRPQDIPRMSKNYIRVSHDKETTVAIEPALILTSPEVKNINPKKRRCYLKGEKVLKYFLVYSQSNCQLECYTNFTMKTCGCVFYFMPREGETPVCGAGSYNCLELVKVQFKLEEVKIKRSDPSEYACGCRPSCNNLHYNVEVSQTDVSYQTFSENVDRNASEKRRYAQVKIYFKHDEFMSLERKELYGVSDLISNFGGLLGLFTGFSLISAVELIYFLTLRPYCNCKVFGRWWGSPK comes from the exons ATGGTTACCCGTGTGGGCCCCAAAAAGGACCCCACTCTATGTCTTAACGCTTGCAGATATTTGCGTGAATATTGTGAAACATGTAACATACATGGCGTTCATTATTTAACTGAAAGAAGACCAAAAGCCGAAAA gATATTTTGGTTCCTCACACTGTTATTATCCATAAGTGGCTGTAGTTTTATGATTCACGAAATTTGGATCAAGTACCAAAAAAATCCGATCGTTGTCAGTTTTGCAAACGAAGTCAAGTCTTTATACGAAATACCTTTTCCGGCAGTCACTGTCTGTCCGGAATCAAAGTGTTCACAATCGAAGTTTAATTACAGCCGTGTTTATGGAAAGTTGCTCAATAATGAATCCCTTTCACACTTTGA ATCTCATgcttttttttacttacgaATGGTTTGTAAGAATTTGGGAAACGAATTTCCCAACTTACTAGTGAATAAAACGGTCGGTGacgatttttttctacttataGAGGAggtaaaatacaaaatgaggaataaaaaaataatgacaaaaTGTTCAAGGCAGTTAAAGCCCAACATCGAACTAAGTTGCTCGTTCTTGGAACATTTTACCTGTGATGAAAGTAGTTACACTCCAATCATTACAGATGTAGGAATCTGCTATTCCATGAACATGTTGGAAAAATCGGAAATTTTCCGCCCCAATGT AATCTATGacgaaaagttaaattttaccaagtcCAATTATTCCAGTGGATTTGATGGTGAAACTGGATTTACAGAAAGTGCAGGAGTGCACAGTTATCCTTACAGAGCTTTCAAATCAGGTGTTGATAACTCATTAGACTTAGTGTTAGTTGATCAAGTAGATTATGACGAAAAGTGTTCAGCTGTGCAAGGATATCGT TTGTTAATTCATAGGCCTCAAGATATTCCTCGAATGTCGAAAAATTATATCAGAGTGTCACACGATAAGGAAACAACCGTCGCTATAGAACCTGCACTCATTTTAACATCTCCCGAGGTGAAAAACATTAATCCAAAAAAACGAAGGTGTTACTTGAAAGGTGAAAAGGTTTTGAAGTATTTTTTGGTCTACAGCCAGTCAAATTGCCAACTGGAATGTTACACGAATTTTACCATGAAAACATGTGGATGTGTGTTCTATTTTATGCcta ggGAGGGCGAGACTCCTGTTTGTGGTGCTGGAAGTTATAACTGCTTAGAACTCGTTAAAG TGCAATTCAAACTCGAAGAAGTGAAAATAAAGAGATCAGATCCGAGCGAATATGCATGTGGTTGTAGGCCGTCttgtaataatttacattacaATGTGGAAGTGTCTCAGACAGATGTTTCATATCAAACATTTTCAGAGAATGTTGATAGAAATGCCAgtgaaaa aCGAAGATATgcacaagtaaaaatttacttcAAACACGACGAATTTATGTCACTTGAACGAAAAGAACTCTACGGTGTGTCTGATTTAATATCAAATTTTGGTGGACTTTTAGGATTGTTCACGGGATTTTCCTTAATTTCAGCAGTTGAGTTGATTTATTTCTTGACTTTGAGACCTTACTGCAACTGCAAAGTTTTTGGCCGATGGTGGGGTTCCCCTAAATGA
- the LOC107397640 gene encoding pickpocket protein 28-like isoform X2, whose product MVTRVGPKKDPTLCLNACRYLREYCETCNIHGVHYLTERRPKAEKIFWFLTLLLSISGCSFMIHEIWIKYQKNPIVVSFANEVKSLYEIPFPAVTVCPESKCSQSKFNYSRVYGKLLNNESLSHFESHAFFYLRMVCKNLGNEFPNLLVNKTVGDDFFLLIEELKPNIELSCSFLEHFTCDESSYTPIITDVGICYSMNMLEKSEIFRPNVIYDEKLNFTKSNYSSGFDGETGFTESAGVHSYPYRAFKSGVDNSLDLVLVDQVDYDEKCSAVQGYRLLIHRPQDIPRMSKNYIRVSHDKETTVAIEPALILTSPEVKNINPKKRRCYLKGEKVLKYFLVYSQSNCQLECYTNFTMKTCGCVFYFMPREGETPVCGAGSYNCLELVKVQFKLEEVKIKRSDPSEYACGCRPSCNNLHYNVEVSQTDVSYQTFSENVDRNASEKRRYAQVKIYFKHDEFMSLERKELYGVSDLISNFGGLLGLFTGFSLISAVELIYFLTLRPYCNCKVFGRWWGSPK is encoded by the exons ATGGTTACCCGTGTGGGCCCCAAAAAGGACCCCACTCTATGTCTTAACGCTTGCAGATATTTGCGTGAATATTGTGAAACATGTAACATACATGGCGTTCATTATTTAACTGAAAGAAGACCAAAAGCCGAAAA gATATTTTGGTTCCTCACACTGTTATTATCCATAAGTGGCTGTAGTTTTATGATTCACGAAATTTGGATCAAGTACCAAAAAAATCCGATCGTTGTCAGTTTTGCAAACGAAGTCAAGTCTTTATACGAAATACCTTTTCCGGCAGTCACTGTCTGTCCGGAATCAAAGTGTTCACAATCGAAGTTTAATTACAGCCGTGTTTATGGAAAGTTGCTCAATAATGAATCCCTTTCACACTTTGA ATCTCATgcttttttttacttacgaATGGTTTGTAAGAATTTGGGAAACGAATTTCCCAACTTACTAGTGAATAAAACGGTCGGTGacgatttttttctacttataGAGGAg TTAAAGCCCAACATCGAACTAAGTTGCTCGTTCTTGGAACATTTTACCTGTGATGAAAGTAGTTACACTCCAATCATTACAGATGTAGGAATCTGCTATTCCATGAACATGTTGGAAAAATCGGAAATTTTCCGCCCCAATGT AATCTATGacgaaaagttaaattttaccaagtcCAATTATTCCAGTGGATTTGATGGTGAAACTGGATTTACAGAAAGTGCAGGAGTGCACAGTTATCCTTACAGAGCTTTCAAATCAGGTGTTGATAACTCATTAGACTTAGTGTTAGTTGATCAAGTAGATTATGACGAAAAGTGTTCAGCTGTGCAAGGATATCGT TTGTTAATTCATAGGCCTCAAGATATTCCTCGAATGTCGAAAAATTATATCAGAGTGTCACACGATAAGGAAACAACCGTCGCTATAGAACCTGCACTCATTTTAACATCTCCCGAGGTGAAAAACATTAATCCAAAAAAACGAAGGTGTTACTTGAAAGGTGAAAAGGTTTTGAAGTATTTTTTGGTCTACAGCCAGTCAAATTGCCAACTGGAATGTTACACGAATTTTACCATGAAAACATGTGGATGTGTGTTCTATTTTATGCcta ggGAGGGCGAGACTCCTGTTTGTGGTGCTGGAAGTTATAACTGCTTAGAACTCGTTAAAG TGCAATTCAAACTCGAAGAAGTGAAAATAAAGAGATCAGATCCGAGCGAATATGCATGTGGTTGTAGGCCGTCttgtaataatttacattacaATGTGGAAGTGTCTCAGACAGATGTTTCATATCAAACATTTTCAGAGAATGTTGATAGAAATGCCAgtgaaaa aCGAAGATATgcacaagtaaaaatttacttcAAACACGACGAATTTATGTCACTTGAACGAAAAGAACTCTACGGTGTGTCTGATTTAATATCAAATTTTGGTGGACTTTTAGGATTGTTCACGGGATTTTCCTTAATTTCAGCAGTTGAGTTGATTTATTTCTTGACTTTGAGACCTTACTGCAACTGCAAAGTTTTTGGCCGATGGTGGGGTTCCCCTAAATGA
- the eIF6 gene encoding eukaryotic translation initiation factor 6, protein MAFRVQFENNNEIGVFAKLTNAYCLVAIGGSENFYSTFEGDFADTIPVVHASLAGCRIIGRMCVGNKNGLLVPNTTFDTELQHIRNALPDSVKVQRVEERLSALGNVIACNDYVALVHPDLDRETEEIIADTLKVEVFRQTVANNVLVGSYCVLSNQGGLVHPNTSVVDLEELSSLLQVPLVAGTVNRGSEVVGAGLVVNDWTAFAGMDTTSTELSVIESVFKLSGAAPSSITSKMRASIIESMS, encoded by the exons ATGGCATTCCGTGTccagtttgaaaataacaacGAAATTGGTGTTTTTGCCAAATTAACTAACGCATATTGTTTGGTTGCAATTGGCGGGTCCGAAAATTTCTACAG CACATTTGAGGGCGATTTTGCTGATACGATACCCGTGGTGCATGCGTCCTTGGCAGGATGCAGAATAATAGGACGAATGTGTGTCGGAAATAAGAACGGTTTGTTGGTTCCAAACACAACCTTTGATACTGAATTGCAACACATTAGGAATGCGCTTCCTGACTCAGTTAAAGTTCAGCGTGTGGAGGAGAGATTGTCGGCTTTAGGCAATGTTATAGCTTGTAATGACTATGTTGCCCTTGTACATCCAGATTTGGATAGG GAAACCGAGGAAATTATCGCAGATACTTTGAAAGTGGAAGTTTTTAGGCAAACAGTGGCTAACAATGTTTTGGTGGGCTCGTATTGTGTTTTGAGTAATCAAGGGGGCTTGGTTCACCCTAATACAAGTGTTGTGGATCTTGAGGAGTTGTCGTCTCTTTTACAAGTGCCGTTGGTG gctGGAACAGTAAACAGAGGTAGTGAAGTGGTTGGTGCCGGTTTGGTTGTAAATGACTGGACTGCGTTTGCTGGTATGGATACAACTTCCACTGAGTTGTCAGTAATTGAGTCAGTGTTTAAACTGAGTGGAGCTGCACCTTCTTCAATCACATCAAAAATGAGGGCTAGTATCATTGAAAg caTGTCGTAA